A single region of the Marmota flaviventris isolate mMarFla1 chromosome 10, mMarFla1.hap1, whole genome shotgun sequence genome encodes:
- the Sv2a gene encoding synaptic vesicle glycoprotein 2A, which translates to MEEGFRDRAAFIRGAKDIAKEVKKHAAKKVVKGLDRVQDEYSRRSYSRFEEEEDDDDYPAPADGYYRGEGAQDEEEGGASSDATEGHDEDDEIYEGEYQGIPRAESGGKGERMADGAPLAGVRGGLSDGEGPPGRGEAQRRKEREELSQQYEAILRECGHGRFQWTLYFVLGLALMADGVEVFVVGFVLPSAEKDMCLSDSNKGMLGLIVYLGMMVGAFFWGGLADRLGRRQCLLISLSVNSVFAFFSSFVQGYGTFLFCRLLSGVGIGGSIPIVFSYFSEFLAQEKRGEHLSWLCMFWMIGGVYAAAMAWAIIPHYGWSFQMGSAYQFHSWRVFVLVCAFPSVFAIGALTTQPESPRFFLENGKHDEAWMVLKQVHDTNMRAKGHPERVFSVTHIKTIHQEDELIEIQSDTGTWYQRWGVRALSLGGQVWGNFLSCFGPEYRRITLMMMGVWFTMSFSYYGLTVWFPDMIRHLQAMDYAARTKVFPGERVEHVTFNFTLENQIHRGGQYFNDKFIGLRLKSVSFEDSLFEECYFEDVTSSNTFFRNCTFISTVFYNTDLFEYKFVNSRLVNSTFLHNKEGCPLDVTGTGEGAYMVYFVSFLGTLAVLPGNIVSALLMDKIGRLRMLAGSSVMSCVSCFFLSFGNSESAMIALLCLFGGVSIASWNALDVLTVELYPSDKRTTAFGFLNALCKLAAVLGISIFTSFVGITKAAPILFASAALALGSSLALKLPETRGQVLQ; encoded by the exons ATGGAAGAAGGCTTCCGAGACCGGGCAGCTTTCATCCGTGGGGCCAAAGACATCGCCAAGGAGGTCAAGAAGCACGCGGCCAAAAAGGTGGTGAAGGGCCTGGACAGGGTCCAGGATGAATACTCCCGAAGGTCCTATTCCCGctttgaggaggaggaggatgacgACGACTACCCTGCCCCTGCCGACGGCTATTACCGTGGAGAAGGGGCCCAGGACGAGGAGGAGGGAGGTGCATCTAGCGATGCCACCGAAGGCCACGACGAGGATGATGAGATCTACGAAGGCGAATATCAGGGCATCCCCCGGGCAGAGTCGGGGGGCAAAGGAGAGAGGATGGCGGATGGGGCACCCCTGGCCGGAGTGAGAGGGGGCTTGAGTGATGGGGAGGGCCCTCCTGGCCGGGGGGAGGCACAGCGGCGGAAAGAACGAGAAGAACTGTCCCAGCAATATGAAGCCATCCTACGGGAGTGTGGCCATGGCCGCTTCCAGTGGACACTCTATTTTGTGCTTGGTCTGGCGCTGATGGCTGATGGCGTCGAGGTCTTTGTGGTGGGCTTTGTGCTGCCCAGTGCTGAGAAGGACATGTGCCTGTCTGACTCCAACAAGGGCATGCTGG GCCTCATCGTCTACCTGGGCATGATGGTGGGAGCCTTCTTCTGGGGAGGTCTGGCTGACCGGCTGGGTCGGAGACAGTGTCTGCTCATCTCGCTCTCAGTCAACAGTGTCTTcgccttcttctcctccttcgtCCAGGGTTATGGCACTTTCCTCTTCTGCCGTCTCCTTTCTGGGGTTGG GATTGGCGGGTCCATCCCCATTGTCTTCTCCTATTTTTCGGAGTTCCTGGCCCAGGAGAAACGTGGGGAGCACTTGAGCTGGCTCTGCATGTTTTGGATGATTGGCGGAGTGTACGCGGCTGCCATGGCCTGGGCCATCATTCCCCACTACG GATGGAGTTTTCAGATGGGCTCTGCTTACCAGTTTCATAGCTGGAGGGTCTTCGTGCTCGTGTGCGCCTTCCCGTCCGTGTTTGCCATCGGGGCTCTGACCACGCAGCCTGAGAGCCCCCGCTTCTTCCTGGAG AACGGGAAGCATGACGAAGCCTGGATGGTGCTGAAGCAGGTCCACGACACCAACATGCGGGCCAAGGGGCACCCGGAGCGGGTCTTCTCA GTGACCCACATTAAGACGATTCATCAGGAGGATGAATTGATTGAGATTCAGTCGGACACAGGGACCTGGTACCAGCGCTGGGGGGTCCGGGCCCTGAGCCTGGGGGGGCAG GTTTGGGGGAATTTTCTCTCTTGTTTCGGCCCAGAATACCGACGTATCACTCTGATGATGATGGGTGTGTGGTTCACCATGTCATTCAG CTACTACGGTCTGACCGTCTGGTTTCCTGACATGATCCGACATCTTCAGGCCATGGACTATGCGGCCCGCACCAAAGTGTTCCCTGGGGAGCGTGTAGAGCATGTGACTTTTAACTTCACGCTGGAGAATCAGATCCACCGAGGAGGGCAGTACTTCAATGACAA GTTCATTGGGCTGCGTCTGAAGTCGGTGTCCTTTGAGGATTCACTCTTTGAAGAGTGTTACTTTGAGGATGTCACATCCAGCAACACGTTCTTCCGAAACTGCACATTCATCAGCACCGTGTTCTACAACACTG ACCTGTTTGAGTACAAGTTTGTGAACAGCCGTCTGGTCAACAGCACGTTCCTGCACAACAAGGAGGGCTGCCCACTGGACGTGACAGGGACCGGAGAAGGTGCCTACATGGTGTACTTTGTCAGCTTCCTCGGGACCCTGGCAGTGCTTCCTGGAAACATCGTGTCTGCCCTGCTCATGGACAAGATTGGCAGGCTCAGGATGCTCG CTGGCTCCAGTGTGATGTCCTGTGTCTCCTGCTTCTTCCTGTCTTTTGGGAACAGCGAGTCGGCCATGATTGCTCTGCTCTGCCTTTTTGGGGGGGTCAGCATTGCATCCTGGAACGCGCTGGACGTGTTGACCGTTGAACTCTACCCTTCGGACAAGAG GACCACGGCCTTTGGCTTCCTGAATGCCCTGTGCAAGCTGGCCGCCGTGCTGGGGATCAGCATCTTCACCTCCTTTGTGGGGATCACCAAGGCTGCCCCCATCCTCTTCGCCTCGGCCGCCCTCGCCCTCGGCAGCTCTCTGGCCCTGAAGCTGCCCGAGACCCGGGGGCAGGTACTGCAGTGA
- the Bola1 gene encoding bolA-like protein 1 translates to MPIPSGHRFQRLVSMATRVGLSRGSAGPGAVGPVEAAIRAKLEQALSPEVLELRNESGGHAVPPGSETHFRVAVVSSRFEGLSALQRFRLVHAALSEELAGPVHALAIQARTPAQWRENPQLDTSPPCLGGSKKSKNTP, encoded by the coding sequence ATGCCGATACCGAGTGGACACCGGTTCCAGCGCCTGGTCTCCATGGCCACCCGCGTCGGCTTGTCCCGCGGCAGCGCGGGACCCGGGGCCGTCGGTCCGGTCGAGGCAGCGATTCGTGCGAAGTTGGAGCAGGCCCTGAGCCCCGAGGTGCTGGAGCTGCGCAACGAGAGCGGCGGCCACGCCGTCCCGCCGGGCAGCGAGACGCACTTCCGCGTGGCCGTGGTGAGCTCGCGCTTCGAGGGACTGAGCGCCCTGCAGCGGTTCCGGCTGGTCCACGCGGCGCTGTCGGAGGAGCTGGCCGGGCCGGTCCACGCTCTGGCCATCCAGGCCCGGACCCCTGCCCAGTGGCGGGAGAACCCGCAGCTGGACACAAGCCCCCCCTGCCTGGGTGGGAGCAAGAAGAGCAAGAACACTCCCTGA